TCATAGACATGAGacagcagagaaatgataagttggtacgcctgtggcgagatggAATGCGCATGAGGATGACAGCTGAATTGTATGGGAGagaatttcatacaattttaagGCCTGTCTCTCCCATAGCGCCCAGCTGTCATCCTCATGCGCATTgaatctcgccacaggcgtaccaacttatcatttctctgggaGACAGGAATACGTCCGAATCGAATGCCGACGAATCAGCATTTACAAAAACCTGAAGCGTTACTTCGTTCATTACTTCAAGACTTTGCTTGCAGAAAGTGGCAAAACATTACAGAGAAATCAGTAGATAGAAAATGCTTTATTCTCCTTGCAGTTTTGTGACAGTCCTAACAGCAACTGGCTCAAAAATACGTGGAAGGTAAAAATTCCAATCTGAAATTGGTAGAAGAATTATGTACAACACGAGAGGTTAGGTCGACGGAATTTTcgctaagaaaatttaatgcagGATGAATGTTAGGAACTTTTTTAGGATCATACTTCAAGGGTAGTTTTGTTCCTGTAATTTTTATGTCAATTTAACATCCATCCACAAAATACTGACTACAATATAGTGAACCCTAAGGTTCTTCAAGTGAAATAGAAATATTACGCAAGTGACTCAGGTGGaagttatttgttttattttatacacTTATAAGTCAGtagcaaattttaaatttgtttataaaatttcaaaaatgttgaaggttgaagtttttggatgttttgaaaatttacttatAAGAGCCTGACTTATAACTTGAAAGCGTCTTGGTTATAACGTAAAACTTCCACCTTATACGTTAATTCAATCATTTGCGCAATCCTTCTAAACAAAAAGCGAAAAGAAGGAGCACTATCAGTTAACTCTTTCAATTAACGATTTCCATCCTTATTCATAAGGATTCCAAAAGGAATTGCAATATACTAACAATTTTTAGAGCTTATGATAtttataaaatcttttttttgtgtgtgaactCGTAATATCAGATGCAAAGGTTAAAAAATATAGCTATTGATGCATAAATGCAAATACGCAGCGGAGATACGTAGATTCATCTCAGAAAAGTGCAAAAACATAAGAAGTAGATGCGGAGCGACGGCACGACGTTTTTATGTGCTCTAGAGTTTACTCTGGTATAATGCCTTTTGCAAGGTAGTAGAATTTTTATGGAAGTAAAGAAAGGAAATTTTCCAGCGCCGCAGGCGAAACTTTAcaattctaacattttctaatctattttaattgatttaaaaaaaaagtgagtaaagggtctgaaaatagttgaaaaaagtgagaaatagAGCAAATAGTTCCTCACTTTTTCAGATCTTgaaaatagttggaaaaagtgagaaaagtgagtgCGTGGAATCCCTGATGCTCGGTACGAATTGTATCTGGATGATCTGTCCCTAAAACCATTTTCTGCTTTGCTAAAACGTCTTCCAACATTCGAAGCGCTTCGGAATGTTTGCCCAATTTGTTGTACGAACAAGCGATATTACGCTCGGTACGAAATGTATCTGGATGATCTTTCCCCAAAACCATTTTCTGCTTTGCGAAAACCTTTTCGAACATTCGAAGCGCTTCCGAATGGTTTCCCAAATTGCTGTACGATTCAGCGATATTATGCTCGATATGAATTGTATCTGGATGATCTGTCCCTAAAACGATTTTCCGCTTTGCTAAAAGCTCTTCGAACATTCGAAGCTCTTCCGAATGTTTACCCAAGTTGCCGTACGAACAAGCGATATTATGCTCGGTACGAAATGTATCTGGATGATCTTTCCCCAAAACCATTTTCTGCTTTGCGAAAACCTCTTCGAACATTCGAAGCGCTTCCGAATGGTTTCCCAAATTGCTGTACGATTCAGCGATATTATGCTCGGTACGAATTGTATCTGGATGATCTGTCCCTAAAACCATTTTCTGCTTTGCTAAAACTTCTTCCAACATTGGAAGCGCTTCGGAAGGTTTGCCCAATGTGTTGTACGAACAAGCGATAATATGCTTGGTATGAATTGTATCTGGATGATCTTTCCCCAAAACCATTTTCTGCTTTGCTAAAACGTCTTCCAACATTCGAAGCGCTTCGGAATGTTTGCCCAATTTGTTGTACGAACAAGCGATATTACGCTCGGTACGAATTGTATCTGGATGATCTGTCCCTAAAACCATTTTCTGCTTTGCTAAAACGTCTTCCAACATTCGAAGCGCTTCCGAATGTTTTCCCAAATTGCTGTACGATTCAGCGATATTATGCTCGATATGAATTGTATCTGGATGATCTTTccttaaaacaattttccgcTTTGATAAAAGCTCTCCGAACATTCGAAGCGCTTCGGAATGTTTGCCCAATTTGTTGTACGAACAAGCGATATTACGCTCGGTACGAAATGTACGTGGATGATCTTTCCCCAAAACCATTTTCTGCTTTGCGAAAACCTCTTCGTACATTCGAAGCGCTTCCGAATGGTTTCCCAAATTGCTGTACGATTCAGCTATATTATGCTCGGTACGAATTGTACCTGGATGATCTGTCCCTAAAACCATTTTCTGCTTTGCGAAAACCTCTTCGTACATTCGAATCGCTTCCGAATGTTTGCCCAATTTGTTGTACGAACAAGCGATATGATGCTCGGTACGAAATGTATGTGGATGATCTTTccttaaaacaattttccgcTTTGATAAAAGCTCTCCGAACATTGGAAGCGCTTCGGAATGTTTGCCCAATTTGTTGTACGAACAAGCGATAATATGCTTGGTATGAATTGTATCTGGATGATCTGTCCCTAAAACGATTTTCTGCTTTGCTAAAACGTCTTCCAACATTCGAAGCGCTTCAGAATGTTTGCCCAAATTGCTGTACGATTCAGCGTTATTATGCTCGGTACTAATTGTATCTGGATGATCTGTCCCTAAAACGATTTTCCGCTTTGCTAAAAGCTCTTCGAACATTCGAAGCGCTTCGGAAGGTTTGCCCAATTTGTTGTACGAACAAGCGATATTATACTCGGTACGAATTGTATCTGGATGATCTGTCCCTAAAACCATTTTCTGCTTTGCTAAAACTTCTTCCAACATTGGAAGCGCTTCGGAATGTTTGCCCAATTTGTTGTACGAACAAGCGATATTATGCTCGGTACGAAATGTATCTGGATGATCTGTCCCTAAAACCATTTTCTGCTTTGCTAAAACCTCTTCGAACATTCGAAGCGCTTCCGTATATTTGCACAAATAGCTGTAAATTCGAGCGATGTTGAAATGAAGCACTATCGTGCTTGGATGATCATTCCCTACTATCGCTGTAAATTGTTCATTGATTTCAGTTCCAAAGCTGAAGCCTCGCAGATAGTTACCCgatttaagtaatttttttaaaatcatcGAAGGGTACACATCGAATTCGATAACGAGTTCCCTGAATCTTAGTGCCGATCGGTAGACTGAGATCGCATGATCAAGACaacgtttcaatttttcgttttcttcgaTTTGCGAAATCAGCCGGAGGCCGTCTCTCAGTGTTGATTCTGATCTTTCTTCATTTTCCAGTTGAATTTGGATTACTTCCTGAACTAATTTATGAATGCCCAAGACGCTCTGGCATTTATAGTCGTCTACCATCGAGTAGTTTATGATGAGGCGTACAGCAGATGTCACTTGTGTCTCTTTCCGTTGCGGCTCATCCGCTAAACCTTCCAgattgaagaatatttttcgcaTAATTTGTGCGTTGTCAAAGTAGGCCATGATATGAAGAATCCTAAGAGCAAGTTCTCCGTCCGGTTCACATTTCCTGATAGCATTCATCGTCATTTGCCACGTTGTCAACGTTGTCTCTTTGTATTGATGGAAAATATCTTTCTGGAAGTGAACGGAGCTCAGCATTTGCTCTCGGTATTGGTTGAAATCGGCGATGTATTTGCAAATCGCGTATTTTCCGTCTTGATTTCTATGATATTTAATATGAGCCGTCGCTTGTCGCAAAGCCAACGGTAAGTTGTTCAAAGTGGCCGCCAATACCATCTTATCTTCCAGTGTTTCATTGTCTAGTTTCGTCGAAATATATTCGAGAGCTACTTCAGAGCTGAATACATTCAATTTCCTAACATTCACTGACTCACTGAACTCTTGAATGCGAGACGTGATAAGAATGTGAGGTTTCACCTCAACTGCAACAACGTCAAGTACAATTTTAGCGGTGTCGGCTTGGTCGACATTGTCGAAAACAAGCATAGTTTTCGATGTGGAAAGTCGATCGAACACCATGTGAATTATGGTACGAAAATCCCTTTCTTTGCCATTTACGTTTAGTGATAAATCCAGTTCGGATTCTGCTAGTGTTTTAAACTCCTTCTCGACTGATTCCTTCCCTTGTGAGTTAATCCAAACGACGTTCCGATAAAACTCTTTGCTCTCCTTTATAAACTGCTTGACCAGTTGTGTCTTTCCAATTCCGCCCAATCCAGAAACGACCATCACGCGTGGATTTTCAATgcaaagtttttctttcaaaaaaccTAATTCCTCCTGTCGTCCAATGAAGTCTTCAACGGGAGGTTGATATTGAAAACGGATTGGACGTAGCTTGCTCGTTGATGGTACACTGAAAGAGATTTTTGCTTTTAGTTTTGCTGCTGTAGAATTGTGTGACTGAGTCGAAGAGCTTGTACAGAAACAACGCACTGCGGACTgatatatcaatgaattgaGAGAAAATCTGCGATTTCCGATTTCATGTTACTTTACAATGAGAGTAAATGTTCGtaagagggatttttttgaaaaatgaggACCGAAATCACACGCATCTTTCAGCGAAAATGGTGACTACAAGCGAGAAAATTTGGGCTCTACTTCAGCCCGATCTTCATTTGGAATACGTGAAAGAAAAATAGTTGTGAAGACTAGTGGATAAAAGGGAAAGTAGCAAGACAATGTTAAGCGATTTTTGGAGGGTATACATTAATTGAATCAGGGGACCCTtctgagtcatttgcaacaaaaaaagtcCTCAaagtaattatgttttcaacACTTCTCGACGTTCAACACTTCACGATCATAATTGCCCTTCAAACCACTCCGAAATGTTGCAGTTAGTATGCACCAACGGTACGATGGTggctgtttgtttttttttatttttttttttttatgttcgaGACCGGAACGTATCACTGTCGccgttattttaatttttatttatttatgcggCCGGAACGTATCACTGTCGCcggtatttttaattttacataaattgaTTTAGTGGACTGTATTATATTTCACTGATTTGTTAAGATGGCGTCGAAGGACCATGTTTAAAATGAGAAACACTCTTCTGTTGTCATTCtaatgatttattgaactTTAATTCTGGCTACAACTACCTCCGCCCGTAGGCTGGAGACAAAGAGGACGATATACATTATGTTCGCGCTTAAATGGACAAGTAATACAACTAATTCAACTCTGATCTAACAGAGGGCAGCAAATACCCTTTACAATGACactcattcatttcaaatgccTAATGCAAGGCGGATTTTATACAGTAGTAAATCGTTCTTTTCAAATTAACTTAAGACTTTCAAACCAACCTCATGTGTACATAATGGCTACGGTTGGCTTGTCGTGTTGCAATCCATGTTCCGGAATTTGAATTGATGAGAAGTCATTTTTTGCAACAACTTTCAATTTGGTCTTACTAATGATGTCTTCAACCACTGTGTTTTTATTGTAGGCCAATGGATTGTATGATTCAAAGTTCATTTATCTGACAGACcatgtttttagccccgtacgaagtacgaaggggcttataggattacgatgccgtgtgtaattgatggaattcgaagcagacggtaagggcaaagtgtttgcctgtgttcatagatgacaaatccgcaataaaaatttgggccgtctgtccgtcacgtcgatatcttgagtaaatcaaatccgatttcaaaatagtgaggctaagttcgaagatgggcatattcgggtcggcccttcgtgagttagggccacctaagtgatttaaggtcttttggtgatatttatggcaaaataaacgatggaaatgtaaatgacacggcaaatgataggtattgtcaataccaatccaggaaaatccaggtgagtggaccgtgagttagggccttagaagtgaaaagctactagggccctattcgtattttacatagaactcaagtaaatttcattcggttttcgtaatttttgtgtcatttggaaggtaatcaaaggccgaatagaatgttgttgaaaaaaaaaaattaaatttgggtccttggactaaggccgctactagggccctatgtgtattttacatataactcgagcaaatttcatccgttttccgtattttttgtttcatttggaaggtaatcaaaggccgaatagaatgtagttgaaaaaaaaattaaatttggatcctcggactgaggccgatactaggccctatgtgtatttatactcaataaattaaaattttagggctatttgaaatttttgttttatttgaaaggaacgtcgtaattgcgctatgcgcaatttctaagatgtacgtacacatttcataataattttactttaactactttaaccggcgcataggcttacggtcaaaatAGGGTGACAGActcactagggtcacgtacgcaatagatatacgggtttgtacggggctcagtcgcagcaaacgctccgactgttctgatggctcgtttttgtatgtttgttatcaatgaaagtattgCGCagtttcgatttataaatgtCTTTACGTAATGATGTATCAAGTGATGTACTGAAGAGGACATCTGCACTTGAAccggaaaattgaattaatgaaaTCAAAGAATATCGTAAACGAGAATAAGCGAAGTTAAGGATAATACACTTGGTGATACGCATggtaattaataaattaatattcGTGAATTCTTGAATCATGAAAAataagtgaagaaaaaaactgaatttctAGCAATGGAACGCGAACAACGATCGTGTCTGAGGGCAAAATATGGTTATGGTAACTTGATGCCACCATTCCAATACTTAGGTTCGATATCAAACGTGACGAATGTAAACAGCCTCTAATACAAACAACTTGTCAATCGGAACTTCGTGACCTTGAAAGGCTCGACCTTCTTTAATTGTTCTTAATTTGTGGTCATTATCTCTCAACACAGTACGTATGCACAACAATGCACGGAAGCCAATTATACCGAAACTTTCAGACACCATACAAATCAGGCactaattttgagaaaatgttttcctaattctttcaatttttttaaattttcttaaatttttcaaatttttttagcaAAGAAATCTTGATatacaacagaaaaaatttcttggtaTACTAACATTTACGGCTATGGTCTTCCGTATCTTGATATATGAACATTTTCGACTATGGTATGCTGGATCTTGAtttatcaacattttcttccGTAAGATTAACTTGCTAAAAGTAaattcaatgcaaaattgcaAAGCAGGTTCACTCcaatattattgagttatagctcgttcgattcgtcgttcaattctagcaAACAGATACATTTAATACGATATATCCACTTGGGGTGTAATTTGTCTAAATGTCATGTTGGTATATCAAGATACAGAGAACCACAGACTATAATGTTGGACAAACTTATCAAAATAAGTTCATATAAATaagaaacgagccatcagaacagtcgtaGCATTTGCTGCcatatatctattgcgtacgtgaccctagtgtgTCTgccaccctactttgaccgtaagcctattagGTCCGTAAACGtacttaaattaaaattattatgaaatgtatacatgttagaaattgcgcatagtgCAATTACAAAGCCCCGTACAACGTTCCCTTCAAAtggaacacaaatttcaaactgACCTAaaattcggtgttcgattaccttagaaataaaacaaaaattagaaaaattggatgaaatttactcgattaaTACGCAAAATACAATTAGGGCCAAGTAGCATTTTACTTCTAGTGCCCTAACTCCGGGTCCACTCACCCAATTTTATTAAACTCTCCTGGATCCGTATCGACAATACCTAacttttgccgtttcattcacatttccatcgtttattttgccgaaTATATTACACCAACAGACCTTAAAACAgttatgcccatcttcgaacttagcatCATTATTTCAActacagacaaaatttttattgcggattcgtcactATGAACATGGGCAAACACTTTgtccttaccgtctgcttcaaattccatcaattacacaatTAATGTAGATGGTAGGACGGGGTTTCGGTgggttttgaaaataagtTTCTCTATGTTGTCAACATTGCAATGTGAAACTATTTCCAAGGCTTTTAATTCGTGCTAGGTAAAGTCCTATTTCACCAAACAACATCCCAATTGAAATATCTTGAAATTGTCAATAACGTGTggcaacgtgtaaaaaacaaaactcaaaACCCACCAGAATGTTTTTTCCCAGTAGGTAAAGTTTTGACTcacaaaccaaattttcctttgaaagtaacacatttttgcatgctttaatggttttactttttcaaaaaaagattttggttcagagaaatcatcaaaaaacgaatatttagGCTAAAgatttgccaaggggtgagcgctcttaatcTATCCTAttagcccctttgtacttcgtacggggctaaaaagttgaGATAGAAATCTTGTGCTAACTTCAGGTACATATGAATTTTACGttttaatggattttgttCCGAAGTTTCATTTTTCGGTAGCAAAACATTAGGATATAcctaattttcgaaaaattcaattttgattcaaaatttcaatgttttggtttttgtaattcaaaataaagttataaattttgcatttgttcatctttccaatttttcctaattttttcaaattttttttcaattttttcaatttttccaaattttctcgattttttcaattttctcaaaattagtTCCTGATACAAATCCAACAAATAACAGAGTAACACAACACAAACAAATCAACCAATACAATACTTCGGGAACTAGATGAAGTCTACTGACTGTAGCGACATctcggaaaaataaattaaaatcaaaagcCATTCCaattattacaaaatgaaaaccaGTACCCCTTATCGCCTGAAGCGTTGACCAGCAGCGAATTTTTATGACTCAGTCTTTCAGACGTTTATCACCATCAAGTATTTCTAATTCGGTCGAAGCTATCACGGTctcaaatgaaaacaaatcgGTTAAGGGTTTCCTCTACAGACTCTGTCACAGCAATAAATCAACATGCATGTAAATGGTcattgacaaaatatttccaaattagTTAGCAgatcaaaatgaaatgttttggtTGGCTGTAAAATTGACTTGTCTTGACTAGTCACACGagcaaattttccgaaattttcgaaatattttgattttatcgaATAGGAACAAACTCACTTGGCTGGTTCGTAGTTGTGGGTTATGTTGGTAATGTCTCCAGCTAGTTCCACTTGGGTCACTGGTCCTTGATTTTGGAACACATGTTTCGCTGTACTTTTACGTTTAAGATGTCCTGCGTCAGACGTCTCACCATTTGTTATCATATTTTAAAAGTGGAACAATACTGGTTGAAGCGAGAACTGTCAACGACTGTGATAAAGTTTCTTTCGATATACCATTAAATAGAATTGTTAATCTCTTTGATAAGAGAGTTTCTTTTACTTGGTGATATAAACGATAAGTCATTGTCATGACCTGAATACACACACATTGAGGGCGATTAACGCGAGCTGCGGTTTATCGCACTTATTTAGAAAAtgcatagctaacgccgacccgtacgaaacacctattcgtatcaaaagcctatAATGTAAAACTCATCATCTCTCTCATTTCATTCTCTTCGCTGATGAAAGGCCAGGTCGCCATATGAGCcctaaaatcacttacattaccCAATCTTCGCCTTGTTTTCATACATAAAGAAATTGCCGCAGGCAATatcgacagccccgtacgaagtcagatttcataaattcctatttaccgctataccgctatatttacctatatttcactgtaaataaacatttcacagaggaatatgctattatatagctctatatgcctgtatatagctcaatataggtgaatatggttaaatatagatgtccatatatgcaATGCCTGAagcaccccacacacataacaaattacttctctgttatCAGGAACTCTCTAAGAACAATTTTTCCCGCTTCAATCACTTTTACTAAagtccaatatggccgccgacagccattttgttaggagaccggaagttttagattagatgggagggtgtaagcccagcacctaagcctcagatgggcctgttgtgctattgtacaagtctctcgatcatatggactgtgattttacatcatatctctcccgacttagattgttcacaaatcgaccgtgtgttaacgtcccatacgttgtgaattctccaagccgtgggtggtatgcgaataccacaaccatcactaattgacctgtacattttcccaaagatggcgctatcaacattgtcatgttgtagctctttctactattgacattatgtcgatatggtttcttttatggagaaagcgaatgttgggttttttgatatttccgactttgttacggttacggctattagttttaggtaatagcaagtgtctaatcaccataggccatgagttgcctcttcgtataaattgccatgccaccatgtgactgaactcgttctggcgttgcaggttgtagcgtttgaatgattcgtatttcgtcatatcccttgacatccatacaacgtatcaatcaatagatctgttaaacctcgcggtcattttggagtacaagatagtttctgtatcttgggattgtaccacagcaaatttgtaaaaatttgctatgtggttttggggtgtcaaatgagaacccgaggcgtttgtaccttacctgcactaaaattgactgccagatgccatacggcaatgtgtcattttcgtacattaatcgagcacgtaatttagcattagcttctggtagagtcgattgttaatccgtacaccgacgccacgaagcacatgttaaataacaaaggaaataacacaattgttgatatcgcacaatgaggcgagaacgactttattgatcaaagagaaaatgacctacgagaacaacactttgacttcgttaacaaaacctttaaaataatttcaccatttaaccattacagcaaaataaaaacaccaaagccgtaaaagttggcacagaaattagacaaaatcgaaaatgaattcacacacagccacacaaaagaaacacttttagagagcaacgcataaacacgtccgttctctgtGACTGCCGTTGTCCAACCGGAGACCGGAAGTAGTactgacgctttacattcattaatacctttcaaacaaaaaaaaattcatgaaattcgttccaaatttactcgatataTTGAGAAATTACTCCACGTTCattgtacggccgagtagccggataacCTAGCTCACACTCCGGTGaacctaatttcataaacttttttttccctgattggtacggtcaatccCTATTAAAGCGAAAGTAGtcgaaatccgttcaaatttggctgacctacaagcaaaaacctCGTTCACACTAAgggctctaactcacgagtaggtcatccgatttctataaacttacaagtgtagcttCTAAACTTCGAAAAACCCTAAAGCACTTCTTGGGCCAAagctccggaagggtcgacccgaaatcactcatcttggaacttagcctgtcttttcaCATTACCAAATAGGAAAAAATAGTATAAAAAATAGCAAGAGAGGTTTCCAGCAAGAGCCGGAGGTTAGTGCTGGATTTgagttcgctaaaaaagcctgTTAGCATAAGTTGGGAACGACGTTTTGTTTGTAGTGGGCTGGAAatgagcgacgaagtcgcgatatttcaacactagacaaacaaaagaattttataaatctgatgtgttttactcaagttatcgtacAGGCTGACGGACGTACATTTTcaacgagttcaacgagctatcacacgcctcataaggttaagatttggccgagatattaaatttcaaaacttggaaatttgtatgaagaaattgatttccatacattttgaaatagatTAATTTgaccaacctttgttactttgtcactttgtggtTGAATTAACCGGtagatttggctgaaattttcagggtatgtcaaggacgtaattctaagaaactagtttgaaggaattttcataaaagcttataatttcggagctatgagcgtgttaACGAACTATAGGACCCACAACTCAAaaaatactgcagatagaaagttcgtttaaaagacaaatttatagagtttcagatttcagttAACatgtgtttcatggtttcaccaaaaagtcgcttattcgggagctatgagcgtcataagtgcgagctatgtcagccataactcggaaaatactgcatATAGAAACAtcatttaaaagacaaatttatagtttCAGATTCTAGTCGTGttcaggggcgccgacttctaaggacaagcgaggctcgggcaccactactcgaatgatgagcaccactacatctttccagttttacttgaaagagcaccactactcccagattcTCTTGTTGtaagagcaccactactcccaaacacaagtcggcgtccctggtcgtgtttcatggtttgaATAAAAAGTCCCTTATTTGaaagctatgagcgttttaagtgtcAGCCGTAGCTCATCAGAAAATATGGAATATAGAAagttcgtgtaaaagacaaagttatagagttttagattatagtcgatgcgtgtttcattgtttccttcaaactgcacaatatgattgtctattatctgcgaccaaattcgaagaaatcacaacttacaaaagagctgatatcgcccaaaaccacttacagtggaggtgtgacggaagtcctgttatccacttacaaaagaactgatatcggtgtaggtgacgcttacagattcgacacgcaaaaagatatgcgtcacaaatggcagcgg
The sequence above is a segment of the Bradysia coprophila strain Holo2 unplaced genomic scaffold, BU_Bcop_v1 contig_70, whole genome shotgun sequence genome. Coding sequences within it:
- the LOC119083825 gene encoding uncharacterized protein LOC119083825 isoform X2 produces the protein MITNGETSDAGHLKRKSTAKHVFQNQGPVTQVELAGDITNITHNYEPANVPSTSKLRPIRFQYQPPVEDFIGRQEELGFLKEKLCIENPRVMVVSGLGGIGKTQLVKQFIKESKEFYRNVVWINSQGKESVEKEFKTLAESELDLSLNVNGKERDFRTIIHMVFDRLSTSKTMLVFDNVDQADTAKIVLDVVAVEVKPHILITSRIQEFSESVNVRKLNVFSSEVALEYISTKLDNETLEDKMVLAATLNNLPLALRQATAHIKYHRNQDGKYAICKYIADFNQYREQMLSSVHFQKDIFHQYKETTLTTWQMTMNAIRKCEPDGELALRILHIMAYFDNAQIMRKIFFNLEGLADEPQRKETQVTSAVRLIINYSMVDDYKCQSVLGIHKLVQEVIQIQLENEERSESTLRDGLRLISQIEENEKLKRCLDHAISVYRSALRFRELVIEFDVYPSMILKKLLKSGNYLRGFSFGTEINEQFTAIVGNDHPSTIVLHFNIARIYSYLCKYTEALRMFEEVLAKQKMVLGTDHPDTFRTEHNIACSYNKLGKHSEALPMLEEVLAKQKMVLGTDHPDTIRTEYNIACSYNKLGKPSEALRMFEELLAKRKIVLGTDHPDTISTEHNNAESYSNLGKHSEALRMLEDVLAKQKIVLGTDHPDTIHTKHIIACSYNKLGKHSEALPMFGELLSKRKIVLRKDHPHTFRTEHHIACSYNKLGKHSEAIRMYEEVFAKQKMVLGTDHPGTIRTEHNIAESYSNLGNHSEALRMYEEVFAKQKMVLGKDHPRTFRTERNIACSYNKLGKHSEALRMFGELLSKRKIVLRKDHPDTIHIEHNIAESYSNLGKHSEALRMLEDVLAKQKMVLGTDHPDTIRTERNIACSYNKLGKHSEALRMLEDVLAKQKMVLGTDHPDTIRTKSNMADSSMKLLKEAPDRVPDF
- the LOC119083825 gene encoding uncharacterized protein LOC119083825 isoform X1, with product MITNGETSDAGHLKRKSTAKHVFQNQGPVTQVELAGDITNITHNYEPANVPSTSKLRPIRFQYQPPVEDFIGRQEELGFLKEKLCIENPRVMVVSGLGGIGKTQLVKQFIKESKEFYRNVVWINSQGKESVEKEFKTLAESELDLSLNVNGKERDFRTIIHMVFDRLSTSKTMLVFDNVDQADTAKIVLDVVAVEVKPHILITSRIQEFSESVNVRKLNVFSSEVALEYISTKLDNETLEDKMVLAATLNNLPLALRQATAHIKYHRNQDGKYAICKYIADFNQYREQMLSSVHFQKDIFHQYKETTLTTWQMTMNAIRKCEPDGELALRILHIMAYFDNAQIMRKIFFNLEGLADEPQRKETQVTSAVRLIINYSMVDDYKCQSVLGIHKLVQEVIQIQLENEERSESTLRDGLRLISQIEENEKLKRCLDHAISVYRSALRFRELVIEFDVYPSMILKKLLKSGNYLRGFSFGTEINEQFTAIVGNDHPSTIVLHFNIARIYSYLCKYTEALRMFEEVLAKQKMVLGTDHPDTFRTEHNIACSYNKLGKHSEALPMLEEVLAKQKMVLGTDHPDTIRTEYNIACSYNKLGKPSEALRMFEELLAKRKIVLGTDHPDTISTEHNNAESYSNLGKHSEALRMLEDVLAKQKIVLGTDHPDTIHTKHIIACSYNKLGKHSEALPMFGELLSKRKIVLRKDHPHTFRTEHHIACSYNKLGKHSEAIRMYEEVFAKQKMVLGTDHPGTIRTEHNIAESYSNLGNHSEALRMYEEVFAKQKMVLGKDHPRTFRTERNIACSYNKLGKHSEALRMFGELLSKRKIVLRKDHPDTIHIEHNIAESYSNLGKHSEALRMLEDVLAKQKMVLGTDHPDTIRTERNIACSYNKLGKHSEALRMLEDVLAKQKMVLGKDHPDTIHTKHIIACSYNTLGKPSEALPMLEEVLAKQKMVLGTDHPDTIRTEHNIAESYSNLGNHSEALRMFEEVFAKQKMVLGKDHPDTFRTEHNIACSYGNLGKHSEELRMFEELLAKRKIVLGTDHPDTIHIEHNIAESYSNLGNHSEALRMFEKVFAKQKMVLGKDHPDTFRTERNIACSYNKLGKHSEALRMLEDVLAKQKMVLGTDHPDTIRTEHQGFHALTFLTFSNYFQDLKK